The following coding sequences are from one Tachysurus vachellii isolate PV-2020 chromosome 7, HZAU_Pvac_v1, whole genome shotgun sequence window:
- the LOC132848020 gene encoding type-2 ice-structuring protein-like: protein MASQTKVVMLLILATAGAALAVANASSEADPDMEDQAVMIAFSIKCPIGWFYYYGRCYMYNGVRLDWVSAETFCQNFDAHLVSIHSENEYKQIKALIRSFDPMENAAYIGLSDCQKAYQFFWSDGTKLGFTKWNSGQPDNRNNIERCVHINYDTAKNWNDIPCDQRYASVCAKESR from the exons ATGGCTTCTCAGACCAAAGTGGTGATGCTTCTTATTCTCGCCACAGCAGGAGCAGCTTTGG CTGTGGCGAACGCATCATCag AAGCTGATCCTGACATGGAAG ATCAGGCAGTAATGATTGCATTTTCTATCAAATGCCCAATTGGATGGTTCTACTATTATGGTCGATGCTACATGTACAACGGCGTCAGACTGGATTGGGTTTCTGcagag acATTCTGCCAGAATTTTGATGCACACTTGGTCTCAATACACAGCGAGAATGAATATAAGCAGATAAAGGCTCTTATCCGTAGTTTTGACCCCATGGAGAATGCAGCATACATCGGCCTCAGTGACTGTCAGAAG GCTTATCAATTCTTTTGGTCTGATGGCACCAAACTGGGTTTCACCAAGTGGAATTCAGGACAACCAGATAATCGTAATAACATAGAGCGCTGTGTGCATATTAACTATGATA CCGCTAAAAACTGGAATGATATTCCTTGTGACCAGCGCTATGCCTCTGTGTGTGCCAAGGAAAGTCGCTGA
- the LOC132848022 gene encoding type-2 ice-structuring protein-like, with amino-acid sequence MASQTKVVMLLILATAGAALAVANTSSEADPDIVEDQAVMIAFSNKCPIGWFYYYGRCYLYNGVRLDWVSAETFCQNFDAHLVSIHSENEYQQIKSLIRSFDPMENAAYIGLSDCQKPFQFFWSDGTKLTFTKWNLGEPNNNNNECCVHMNASSEKNWNDVPCNQCYASVCAKKSD; translated from the exons ATGGCTTCTCAGACCAAAGTGGTGATGCTTCTTATTCTCGCCACAGCAGGAGCAGCTTTGG CTGTGGCGAACACATCATCag AGGCTGATCCTGACATTGTGGAAG ATCAGGCAGTAATGATTGCATTTTCTAACAAATGCCCAATTGGATGGTTCTACTATTATGGTCGATGCTACTTGTACAACGGCGTCAGACTGGATTGGGTTTCTGcagag acATTCTGTCAGAATTTTGATGCACACTTGGTCTCAATACACAGCGAGAATGAATATCAGCAGATAAAGTCTCTTATCCGTAGTTTTGACCCCATGGAGAATGCAGCATACATCGGCCTCAGTGACTGTCAGAAG CCTTTTCAATTCTTTTGGTCTGATGGCACCAAATTGACTTTCACCAAGTGGAATCTAGGAGAaccaaataataacaacaacgaGTGCTGTGTGCATATGAATGCTAGTA GCGAAAAAAACTGGAATGATGTTCCTTGTAACCAGTGCTATGCCTCTGTGTGTGCCAAGAAAAGTGACTGA